The Pseudonocardia sp. HH130630-07 DNA window CGGGCGGCTCGGCGGCACCGCCCCGGCGCACTGGGTCGACGTCGAGCTCCCGGAGATCGCCGCGCTGCGGCGCGAGCTGCTGCCGGGCCCGGCGCACCTCGTCGAGGGCTCCGTGCTCGACGAGGACTGGATGGAGCTGGCCCGCGACCTGCCCGGCCCGCACCTGCTGGTGTCGGACCAGGTGCTGACACTGCTCCCGGAACAGGGCGTGCAGCGGATCGTGTTCACCGCCGCGCGGATGCTGCCGGGCGCGGTGCTGGTCACCGACGTGCTCTCCCGGTCGGCCGCCGACCGGCTGGTGGCCGGGGCGCTGCGCGATGTCGACGTCGACTGGACCTGCGAGGACCCGCGCGAGCTGGAGCCGTGGGGCCTGCGCCTGACCGACTCCTGCGGTGCCGGCGACCCGCCCGCCGCCGTCGCCGCCCGGCTGCCGCGCACGACCCGGGCACTGGCCACCGGCCTGCGGGCCACGCCCGCACTGCGCGGGCACCGGCTGGCCCGTTACGAACTCGTCGCCACCTGACCCGGGCGGGCCCGGCGCGGGTCGCCCGGCCCGCCCCGGCCCGTCGGTAGGGTCGGGACGGTGACGGTTCCGAAGATCGAGGCGGACCCGGCCGAGGTGGGGTTCGACCCGGCCCGCCTCGCCAGGGTCGACGACCACTTCCGCCGCTACGTCGACGACGGCAGGCTCGCGGGCTGGACCGTCGCCGTGGCGCGGCACGACCGGCTGGTGCACCTCACCCACCACGGCGACCGGGACGTGGACACCCACACGCCGGTCACCGGCGACACGATCTGGCGCATCTACTCGATGACCAAGCCGATCACCTCGGTCGCGGCCCTGATGCTGTGGGAACGCGGTGCCCTGGAGCTGACCGACCCGGTCTCGCGCTACATCCCGGCGTTCGCCGACCAGCGGGTGTACCGCGGGGGCTCCGCACTCAACCCGGGCACGGACGCCGCCGTCGAGCCGGTGCGGATCCACCACCTGCTGACCCACACCGCCGGGCTCACCTACGGGTTCCACCACGCGCACCCGGTCGACGAGATGTACCGGGCCAAGGGATTCGAGTTCGGTGCCCCGGCCGGGGTGGACCTGGCGACGGCCGCCGAGCACTTCGGGTCGTTCCCGCTGCTGTTCCAGCCCGGGACGGAATGGAACTACTCGGTCGCCACCGACGTCCTGGGCCGGGTCGTCGAGGTCGCGTCCGGGCGCCGCCTCGACGAGTTCCTCCGCGAGGAGATCACCGGTCCGCTGGGGATGGCCGACACCGGGTTCTGGGTGCCGCCGGACTCGGCGGCGGCCGGGCGGCTCGCCACGCTCTACAACGCACGCCCCGGTGGGGGGTTCGTCGTCAACAAGGTCCTCGCCCGGTCCGCCACCCGGGAACCGACCTGCCTCTCCGGCGGCGGCGGTCTGATCTCGACCGCCGGTGACTACCTGCGGTTCGCCCGGATGCTCGCCCGTGGCGGCGAGCTCGACGGCGTCCGGATCCTCGGCCCGCGCACGCTCGCGGCGGCGACCCGCAACCATCTGCCGGGCGGCCGGGACCTCGACACGGTCGGCCGGCCGATCTTCTCCGAGTCGTCGTTCGCCGGGGTCGGGTTCGGTCTGGGCTTCTCGGTCGTGGTGGACCCCGCCGCGTCCAAGCAGCTCGCCAACCCGGGTACCTTCGCCTGGGGCGGGCTGGCCTCCACCGCGTTCTGGGTGGACCCGGTGGACGACATCGTCGTGGTGTTCCTCACCCAGCTCATGCCCTCGAGCACGTACCCGATCCGATCCCAG harbors:
- a CDS encoding class I SAM-dependent methyltransferase, which encodes MADPVAAGLADDLDLGSTPGRTDTLCTLLRGAVLDHWVRAFVAEHPDGTVVELGPGLDDRAGRLGGTAPAHWVDVELPEIAALRRELLPGPAHLVEGSVLDEDWMELARDLPGPHLLVSDQVLTLLPEQGVQRIVFTAARMLPGAVLVTDVLSRSAADRLVAGALRDVDVDWTCEDPRELEPWGLRLTDSCGAGDPPAAVAARLPRTTRALATGLRATPALRGHRLARYELVAT
- a CDS encoding serine hydrolase domain-containing protein; the encoded protein is MTVPKIEADPAEVGFDPARLARVDDHFRRYVDDGRLAGWTVAVARHDRLVHLTHHGDRDVDTHTPVTGDTIWRIYSMTKPITSVAALMLWERGALELTDPVSRYIPAFADQRVYRGGSALNPGTDAAVEPVRIHHLLTHTAGLTYGFHHAHPVDEMYRAKGFEFGAPAGVDLATAAEHFGSFPLLFQPGTEWNYSVATDVLGRVVEVASGRRLDEFLREEITGPLGMADTGFWVPPDSAAAGRLATLYNARPGGGFVVNKVLARSATREPTCLSGGGGLISTAGDYLRFARMLARGGELDGVRILGPRTLAAATRNHLPGGRDLDTVGRPIFSESSFAGVGFGLGFSVVVDPAASKQLANPGTFAWGGLASTAFWVDPVDDIVVVFLTQLMPSSTYPIRSQLQTLVQQAVIDR